In Lactobacillus sp. PV012, one genomic interval encodes:
- the topA gene encoding type I DNA topoisomerase, translated as MPTKKKKKNLVIVESPHKAKTIEKYLGSNYHVIASKGHIRDLPKSQMGVDLENEYQPKYISIRGKGETIKELKREAKKAKYVYLASDPDREGEAIAWHVAHALDLNPQEPNRVAFNEITKDAVKNAFKNPRTIDMDIVDAQQARRVLDRLVGYSLSPILWAKVKKGLSAGRVQSVALKLVIDREKEIKEFKPEEYWTIDGEFQKDKEKFKGSFYGLDGKKSDLPNQEAVKDVLSRIDKRKKFEVTKVVKKERRRAPAAPFTTSTLQQEANKRLGYRTRRTMRIAQSLYEGVNLGKGSVGLITYMRTDSKRIANVAKQEASKFIHEEYGEQFASIKPKNFKNDSEAQDAHEAIRPTSAFRTPDSIKQYLTSEEYRLYSLIWARFIASQMTSAVYDTVRADLEQNGVIFRTTGSKMKFAGFTKVYDIGKEKNNALPDLQEGDKVKLNSTDDRQHFTQPPARYTEASLVHALEANGVGRPSTYAPTIDTIQRRYYVKLEGRSIVPTELGEIVDGLIEEFFPDIVNVDFTAQLEDDLDHVEEGEKNWVKVVDNYYKPFSKELEKADSEIEKVQIKDEPAGFNCDICGAPMVIKMGRYGKFYACSRFPECRNTKPIVKKIGVTCPKCGKGEVIEKKSKRNRKFYGCSLYPECDFVSWDQPIGRNCPNDGHFLVQKKSKKGLTILCPNGDYKEEPKEE; from the coding sequence ATGCCTACTAAAAAGAAAAAGAAAAATTTAGTTATTGTCGAATCGCCTCATAAAGCTAAGACAATTGAGAAATATCTTGGAAGTAATTATCATGTAATTGCCTCAAAAGGTCACATTAGAGATTTACCTAAATCCCAAATGGGTGTAGATTTAGAAAATGAATATCAACCAAAGTACATCTCAATTCGTGGTAAAGGGGAAACAATTAAAGAATTAAAGCGTGAAGCTAAAAAAGCAAAATATGTTTATTTGGCATCTGACCCCGATCGTGAAGGAGAAGCAATTGCTTGGCACGTAGCCCATGCTTTAGATTTAAATCCTCAAGAACCTAATCGAGTAGCTTTTAACGAAATCACTAAAGATGCAGTAAAAAATGCCTTCAAAAATCCACGTACAATTGATATGGATATTGTTGATGCTCAGCAAGCTCGCCGTGTCTTAGATCGGCTTGTGGGATATTCTTTAAGTCCGATTTTATGGGCAAAAGTTAAAAAAGGACTTTCTGCTGGTCGTGTGCAGTCAGTAGCTTTAAAATTAGTCATTGATCGTGAAAAAGAAATTAAGGAATTTAAACCAGAAGAATATTGGACAATTGATGGTGAATTCCAAAAGGACAAAGAAAAGTTTAAGGGTAGCTTCTATGGCTTAGATGGGAAGAAGAGTGATCTTCCAAATCAAGAAGCTGTAAAAGATGTTTTAAGCAGAATTGATAAGCGTAAAAAGTTTGAAGTAACTAAAGTAGTGAAAAAAGAGCGTCGGCGTGCACCAGCAGCTCCTTTCACTACTTCCACTTTGCAACAAGAAGCTAACAAACGTTTAGGTTATCGTACGCGTAGAACAATGAGAATAGCTCAATCACTTTATGAAGGGGTTAACCTTGGTAAAGGTTCTGTAGGATTGATAACTTATATGCGTACAGATTCTAAGAGAATAGCTAATGTTGCTAAACAAGAAGCTTCGAAATTTATTCATGAGGAATATGGAGAACAGTTTGCTTCAATTAAGCCAAAGAATTTCAAAAATGATTCTGAAGCTCAAGATGCTCACGAAGCCATACGTCCAACTTCTGCTTTTCGCACCCCAGACTCTATTAAGCAATATTTAACTAGTGAAGAATATCGTCTTTATAGTTTGATTTGGGCCCGTTTCATTGCAAGTCAGATGACTAGTGCAGTGTATGATACTGTGAGAGCTGATTTAGAACAAAATGGTGTAATTTTCAGAACTACGGGTTCAAAGATGAAATTTGCAGGCTTTACTAAAGTCTATGATATTGGTAAAGAAAAGAATAATGCTTTACCTGATTTACAAGAGGGCGATAAGGTAAAACTAAATAGTACTGATGATCGTCAGCACTTTACCCAACCACCAGCAAGATATACAGAAGCTAGTTTAGTCCATGCTTTGGAAGCCAACGGTGTTGGTCGTCCGTCAACTTACGCCCCAACAATTGATACAATTCAACGGAGATATTATGTAAAACTTGAAGGCCGTTCAATTGTACCAACAGAACTTGGTGAAATTGTCGATGGATTAATTGAAGAATTTTTCCCAGATATCGTAAATGTCGACTTTACTGCTCAACTCGAAGATGATCTTGATCATGTTGAAGAAGGAGAGAAAAATTGGGTAAAGGTTGTTGACAACTACTACAAACCATTTTCTAAAGAATTAGAAAAAGCAGATAGTGAAATTGAGAAAGTCCAAATTAAAGATGAACCTGCGGGCTTTAATTGTGATATCTGTGGTGCCCCAATGGTTATTAAAATGGGAAGATATGGAAAGTTCTATGCTTGTTCTCGTTTCCCAGAGTGTCGCAATACTAAGCCAATTGTTAAGAAAATTGGTGTAACTTGTCCTAAGTGTGGTAAGGGAGAAGTTATTGAGAAAAAGTCGAAGCGTAATCGAAAATTCTATGGCTGTTCTCTGTATCCTGAATGTGATTTTGTTTCTTGGGATCAACCAATTGGACGTAACTGTCCTAATGATGGCCATTTCTTAGTGCAAAAGAAATCCAAAAAAGGTCTAACTATTTTGTGTCCTAATGGTGATTACAAAGAAGAACCAAAAGAAGAATAA
- the dprA gene encoding DNA-processing protein DprA — MKQRDFYIRLKLKKGIGYKGISEVMDTLGDCPEITASIIQEADLPDKLKELVLMAYKSPKLGQLVERILLQCEVLTFFDDIYPIQLKQMYHPPLILFARGNLNLLSRRITVIVGSRNPTSYSTSTLKRLIPNLVKQNFVIASGLAKGVDTIAHEQALASKGQTIAVVGNGLNYFYPAKNRDLQKQIEKVGLVLSEYLPDTEPIPPYFPQRNRILAGLSENVIVGEARKKSGSLITANIALQENRNIFAIPGPLGSKLAEGPNYLIAAGAQPIVNFDFKDMW; from the coding sequence ATGAAACAAAGAGATTTTTATATTCGCTTGAAATTGAAAAAGGGAATTGGATATAAGGGAATAAGTGAGGTAATGGATACATTAGGAGATTGCCCTGAAATCACAGCTTCAATCATTCAAGAAGCAGATTTACCTGATAAGTTAAAAGAGCTTGTTTTGATGGCTTACAAGAGTCCTAAATTAGGTCAGCTAGTTGAGCGGATTTTATTACAATGTGAAGTACTAACATTTTTTGATGACATTTATCCTATTCAATTAAAACAAATGTATCATCCCCCGTTAATTTTATTTGCACGGGGAAATTTAAATTTGCTTTCTAGACGAATTACTGTTATTGTAGGTTCTCGAAATCCAACTTCTTATAGTACCTCTACTTTAAAGCGATTAATTCCAAATTTAGTTAAACAAAATTTTGTAATTGCTAGTGGATTAGCCAAAGGGGTTGATACAATTGCTCATGAGCAAGCTTTGGCAAGTAAAGGGCAAACAATAGCAGTTGTAGGAAATGGATTAAATTATTTTTACCCAGCAAAAAATCGAGATCTACAAAAGCAAATCGAAAAAGTAGGTCTTGTTTTAAGTGAATACTTACCAGATACCGAGCCTATTCCACCTTATTTTCCGCAAAGAAATCGAATTTTAGCAGGCTTAAGTGAAAATGTGATTGTGGGTGAAGCTCGGAAAAAGTCTGGATCATTAATTACTGCAAATATTGCGCTGCAAGAAAATCGAAATATCTTTGCAATTCCTGGTCCCTTAGGCAGTAAACTAGCAGAAGGGCCTAATTATTTAATTGCCGCAGGCGCTCAGCCAATTGTAAATTTTGATTTTAAAGATATGTGGTAG
- a CDS encoding ribonuclease HII: MTIKEIKELLQDPSLNADTIKMLRQDERKGVKKLLASYDNKLAKLKKKQHEFDLRFSYERKFWQNNQLVAGVDEVGRGPLAGPVVTAAVILPEDFNLIDVNDSKKLSPQKRAELYPKIMDQAISVAIGIADNEVIDKINIYEADRLAMKQAVSKLKVKPDGLLVDAMEIDSPLPQIKLIKGDAKSNSIGAASIVAKVYRDNLMNKYAEKYPQYDFVHNAGYGTPKHIAALKKYGPTPIHRKTFAPVSDFFN; this comes from the coding sequence ATGACAATCAAAGAAATTAAAGAATTACTGCAGGATCCCAGTTTAAATGCAGATACCATAAAGATGTTACGTCAGGATGAACGTAAAGGTGTCAAAAAATTATTAGCTTCCTATGATAATAAATTAGCAAAATTGAAAAAAAAGCAGCATGAATTTGACCTGCGTTTTTCATATGAACGAAAATTTTGGCAAAATAATCAGCTTGTTGCGGGAGTAGATGAAGTAGGACGTGGACCATTAGCTGGCCCGGTTGTGACTGCTGCAGTAATTTTACCAGAGGATTTTAATTTAATTGATGTAAATGATTCAAAGAAATTATCTCCTCAAAAAAGAGCTGAACTTTATCCCAAGATTATGGACCAAGCCATTAGTGTAGCAATTGGGATTGCAGATAATGAAGTAATTGATAAAATCAATATCTATGAAGCCGATAGATTGGCCATGAAACAGGCAGTTTCAAAATTGAAAGTTAAGCCAGATGGACTTTTGGTGGATGCGATGGAGATTGATTCACCACTTCCTCAAATTAAACTTATTAAAGGGGATGCAAAATCCAATTCTATTGGGGCAGCAAGTATTGTTGCAAAAGTATATCGAGATAATTTGATGAATAAATATGCTGAAAAATATCCTCAATATGATTTTGTTCATAATGCTGGCTATGGTACTCCTAAACACATTGCAGCTTTAAAAAAATATGGTCCAACTCCCATTCATCGAAAAACTTTTGCACCAGTAAGTGACTTTTTTAATTAA
- the ylqF gene encoding ribosome biogenesis GTPase YlqF has translation MATIQWYPGHMNKAKNQLEDKLNLIDVVIEVLDARLPVSSRNPMIGQITKQKPHIIILNKADLADPIQTKKWTHYFQDEGNFVLSMDAQHNTNMTALFKIIKLAGKAKVDNLVNKGASNPIIRVAIAGIPNCGKSTIINRMVGRNAAIVGDKPGVTKGQSWLKTSDSSIQILDTPGILWPKFSDQEVGYKLAACGAIKDNVFHADDVALFLINFLKEHYLSDLVKFSRLDKDQLESLSDVDAMLEMTKMYGMRDDYERFSLYMLQRFRKAKIGRITLDLR, from the coding sequence ATGGCAACAATTCAATGGTATCCTGGTCATATGAATAAGGCCAAAAATCAATTAGAAGATAAGCTTAATTTAATTGATGTAGTAATTGAGGTGTTAGATGCGCGTTTACCAGTATCATCACGCAATCCGATGATTGGGCAAATAACTAAGCAAAAGCCTCATATTATTATTTTGAATAAGGCCGATTTAGCAGATCCAATTCAGACCAAAAAATGGACTCATTATTTTCAAGATGAGGGAAATTTTGTCCTTTCAATGGATGCTCAGCACAACACTAATATGACAGCACTCTTTAAAATAATAAAACTAGCTGGTAAAGCGAAAGTTGATAATTTAGTAAACAAAGGTGCTTCAAATCCAATTATTAGGGTAGCAATTGCTGGTATTCCCAACTGTGGTAAATCCACTATTATCAATAGAATGGTTGGGAGAAATGCAGCAATTGTTGGAGATAAACCAGGAGTAACTAAAGGACAAAGCTGGTTAAAAACTTCTGATTCTAGTATCCAAATTTTAGATACGCCAGGAATATTATGGCCTAAATTTTCCGATCAAGAAGTTGGGTATAAATTAGCTGCTTGTGGAGCAATTAAAGATAATGTTTTTCATGCAGATGACGTAGCACTTTTTTTAATAAATTTCTTAAAAGAACATTATTTAAGTGATTTAGTTAAATTTTCTCGCTTAGATAAAGACCAACTAGAATCTTTATCAGATGTTGATGCGATGTTAGAAATGACAAAGATGTATGGCATGAGAGATGATTATGAGCGTTTTTCACTTTACATGTTACAGCGATTTAGAAAAGCCAAAATTGGAAGGATTACACTTGATTTAAGATGA
- a CDS encoding S41 family peptidase, which translates to MEKSDHKDKKQTKKKIPKPIKYLLTGVGGIIIGAAGTFGVMRYQELSSPLATVDRVYQQLQASYYQKISSSQLAQGAIDGMLASLKDPYSQTLSGQTQQQVNSVIQGESFSGVGIQMKVSGNKILVDSIVSDSPASKSRIKVNDQLIKVNNAPVSAKNFDKVAQLVRGKTGTKVRLTLKRGSQTFEVVLTRAKINQSSLTVKNEKNATIITISQFDTNTAKDLKAALKNINFKEYPKLIIDLQNNPGGVMESALTSAAYFVPNGKTLMKYESKTEKQTIKSSNKLADNFKVKVKPIILINKNTASASEIFTAALVENKRAITVGQTSYGKGTVQQVGSTAGTEYKYTIAKWLTPNGTWINHQGIKPMYKTPVSKFEDLPAFQTSDTLKEKMIGLDVTILQQYLRVLGYLDQYPTGVFDSNTKAAVMAYQKSQGIKETGKVDAQLKQQLYLTVAQKAAEDNPALKKALSLKG; encoded by the coding sequence ATGGAAAAAAGTGATCATAAAGATAAAAAACAAACTAAGAAAAAAATTCCTAAACCAATTAAATATTTGCTAACTGGGGTAGGTGGGATTATCATTGGAGCTGCTGGTACTTTTGGGGTGATGAGATATCAAGAACTTTCTTCACCTTTAGCAACAGTTGATCGTGTTTATCAGCAGCTGCAAGCTTCTTACTATCAAAAAATTTCTTCATCTCAACTTGCTCAAGGTGCTATTGATGGGATGTTGGCTAGTTTAAAGGATCCGTATTCTCAAACACTTTCTGGTCAAACTCAGCAACAAGTAAATAGTGTTATCCAAGGTGAGAGTTTTAGCGGAGTTGGAATCCAAATGAAAGTTTCCGGCAATAAAATCTTAGTAGATTCAATTGTTAGTGATTCTCCCGCCTCAAAAAGTCGAATTAAGGTTAATGATCAACTTATAAAGGTAAATAATGCACCAGTTTCTGCAAAGAACTTTGATAAGGTGGCTCAACTTGTTAGGGGAAAAACAGGGACCAAGGTAAGGCTAACTTTAAAAAGAGGGAGTCAAACTTTTGAAGTCGTACTGACTAGAGCAAAAATTAATCAATCTAGTTTAACAGTAAAAAATGAGAAGAATGCGACAATTATCACTATTTCGCAATTTGATACAAATACTGCTAAGGATCTAAAAGCAGCTTTGAAAAATATTAATTTTAAGGAATATCCTAAATTAATTATCGATCTTCAAAATAATCCAGGTGGAGTCATGGAAAGTGCTTTAACTAGTGCAGCCTACTTTGTTCCTAATGGAAAAACTTTAATGAAGTATGAATCAAAGACAGAGAAGCAGACAATCAAATCATCTAATAAATTAGCTGATAATTTTAAAGTCAAAGTAAAACCAATAATTTTAATAAATAAAAACACTGCAAGTGCAAGTGAAATTTTTACAGCGGCTTTAGTAGAAAATAAAAGAGCAATTACCGTCGGTCAAACTTCGTATGGAAAAGGGACAGTTCAACAAGTTGGTTCAACAGCTGGTACAGAATATAAATATACAATCGCTAAATGGTTAACTCCTAATGGTACTTGGATTAATCATCAAGGAATTAAGCCGATGTATAAAACTCCTGTATCTAAGTTTGAAGACTTGCCAGCATTTCAAACTAGTGATACGTTAAAAGAAAAAATGATTGGGCTTGATGTGACAATTTTACAACAATACTTACGAGTATTAGGTTATTTAGATCAGTACCCAACTGGAGTCTTTGATAGTAATACTAAAGCAGCAGTAATGGCATACCAAAAGAGTCAAGGTATTAAAGAAACTGGTAAAGTAGACGCTCAATTAAAGCAACAACTTTATTTAACAGTGGCTCAAAAAGCTGCAGAAGATAATCCTGCTTTAAAGAAAGCATTAAGTCTAAAAGGCTAA
- a CDS encoding YozE family protein — translation MYRESFYRFLMTQRNPHSHDDIAEFANNAQFDSSFPKQEQDYEKLSEYLELNAPYLPTMSIFDSAYELYKEAMN, via the coding sequence ATGTATCGAGAAAGTTTTTATCGTTTTTTGATGACACAGAGAAATCCTCATTCTCATGATGATATTGCAGAATTTGCTAATAATGCTCAGTTTGATAGTTCTTTCCCTAAACAAGAGCAGGATTATGAAAAGCTGTCTGAATACTTAGAACTAAATGCACCTTACTTACCAACAATGAGTATTTTTGATAGTGCCTATGAATTATATAAAGAAGCGATGAACTGA
- a CDS encoding DegV family protein: protein MSKINIVTDSSVQLSPQEVEKYNITVIPLTITIDGETYIDGVDISRSEFVKKMDTSTELPKTSQPALGVIEKTFDELTQNDDQVIGIFLSHNLSGTIETARQAAQLLGKEDQITIIDSELTDRGEGFQVLAAAKDALAGKSKAEILEHVQKIIDSQQLEMMVVNLKNIIKGGRLGKLAGTIASFLNIRIALQMPQGNLNIFKKGRGKKFSRQFDERVLHDLEEKKDQVKGVGISYVDTPEEMEKLADKIRKIVPNADILVQQTSPIIATHSGTGAYAIIYYTE from the coding sequence ATGTCAAAAATTAATATTGTTACTGATTCTTCTGTTCAATTAAGTCCCCAGGAAGTTGAAAAATATAATATAACTGTGATTCCTTTAACAATTACTATTGATGGAGAAACTTATATTGATGGGGTAGACATTTCACGAAGTGAATTTGTTAAAAAAATGGACACTTCTACGGAATTACCTAAAACTAGTCAACCAGCATTAGGAGTAATTGAAAAGACCTTTGATGAACTTACTCAAAATGATGATCAAGTTATTGGAATTTTCCTTTCTCATAATTTAAGTGGAACAATTGAAACCGCCCGCCAAGCTGCACAACTTTTAGGTAAAGAAGATCAAATTACAATAATAGATTCAGAGCTTACAGATCGAGGAGAAGGTTTTCAAGTATTGGCAGCTGCAAAAGATGCATTAGCTGGAAAAAGCAAAGCAGAAATTCTTGAGCATGTACAAAAAATTATTGATTCTCAACAACTTGAAATGATGGTTGTGAATTTAAAAAATATTATTAAAGGTGGTCGCTTAGGTAAATTAGCTGGTACAATTGCTAGTTTTTTAAATATCCGGATTGCTTTGCAAATGCCACAAGGAAATCTCAATATTTTTAAAAAGGGACGGGGGAAGAAATTTTCTCGTCAATTTGATGAACGAGTTCTTCATGATTTAGAAGAAAAGAAGGATCAAGTTAAAGGAGTAGGAATTTCTTATGTAGATACTCCTGAAGAAATGGAAAAATTAGCTGATAAAATTCGAAAAATAGTTCCAAATGCTGATATTTTAGTACAACAAACAAGTCCAATAATTGCTACTCACTCAGGCACAGGAGCTTATGCGATTATTTATTACACGGAGTAA
- the trhA gene encoding PAQR family membrane homeostasis protein TrhA: MRFKQLWEPPTNPSKTYLILDNIFSAITHGVGFGLSVAGLVILIVRAVQTGGALKIVSFTLYGSSLVLLYLFSTLYHSLVFTRARRVFQIFDHSSIFILIAGSYTPYTLVAIGGAKGWTMWGIIIGLATLGILFYIFNQGKFIILDTILYVLMGWMVIFASADLYPILGRAGFTLLFMGGVAYTVGAVLFTMRRIPFIHVIWHLFVMLGSILMYFSILLYI; the protein is encoded by the coding sequence ATGCGATTTAAACAATTGTGGGAACCTCCTACTAATCCCTCGAAGACTTATCTAATTTTAGACAATATCTTCAGTGCCATTACTCACGGGGTCGGCTTTGGGCTCTCAGTAGCTGGATTAGTTATTTTGATAGTACGAGCAGTTCAGACTGGGGGAGCTTTAAAAATTGTCTCTTTTACTCTCTATGGTAGCAGTTTAGTGCTTCTATATCTTTTTTCAACTCTCTACCATAGTTTGGTATTTACACGTGCACGACGCGTCTTTCAAATATTCGACCACTCATCAATTTTTATTTTGATTGCAGGTTCTTATACTCCATATACTTTAGTAGCTATTGGAGGCGCTAAAGGATGGACCATGTGGGGAATTATTATTGGATTGGCAACTCTTGGAATCTTATTTTATATTTTTAATCAGGGGAAGTTTATTATTTTAGACACCATCTTATACGTCTTGATGGGCTGGATGGTAATCTTTGCAAGTGCTGACCTATACCCCATTTTAGGCCGAGCAGGTTTTACTTTATTGTTCATGGGCGGAGTCGCTTATACAGTTGGAGCTGTTTTATTCACAATGCGTCGCATTCCCTTTATCCACGTCATTTGGCACTTATTTGTAATGCTAGGTTCAATCCTAATGTATTTTTCTATTTTACTTTATATTTAA
- a CDS encoding CCA tRNA nucleotidyltransferase, whose amino-acid sequence MKIEKLSPVFTKALPVLKEIISAGYEAYFVGGSVRDLLLDRHIHDVDIATSAYPEEIKRIFQHTIDTGIQHGTVTVRYDHESYEVTTFRTESGYQDFRRPDHVSFVQNLSEDLKRRDFTINALAMDIEGNIIDHFNGLEDLKKKVIRAVGVAENRFHEDALRMMRAVRFMGQLKFSLEEKTKQAIKDNHELLSKIAVERVREEFVKMGTSPGSQEAFELFLETELYQEVPFFAGKRDALAIFPKLNFSPSTEENLWTTMIVLLKLNTKDVPKFMRAWKNSNAMIHQVTKIIEFFDLISDTTPSNYELFKSDLKTILATIDLAHILGQPINGSALYDRYEALPVKSAKELAIDGKFLLKSGIPAGPKIGELLDTITEAVVEGKIANNEEEISAYLQTL is encoded by the coding sequence ATGAAGATTGAAAAATTATCACCAGTTTTCACTAAGGCTCTTCCAGTATTAAAAGAAATAATTTCTGCGGGCTATGAAGCATATTTTGTAGGTGGAAGTGTTCGAGATTTACTTTTAGACAGACACATTCATGATGTTGATATTGCAACTAGTGCCTATCCAGAAGAAATAAAGAGAATCTTTCAACATACGATTGATACTGGAATTCAACATGGAACAGTTACCGTAAGATATGACCATGAAAGTTATGAAGTAACAACTTTTAGAACAGAATCTGGTTACCAAGATTTTCGCCGACCTGATCATGTAAGTTTTGTGCAAAATCTATCTGAAGATCTTAAACGACGTGACTTTACTATTAATGCATTAGCCATGGACATCGAGGGAAACATAATCGACCACTTTAATGGTTTGGAAGATTTAAAAAAGAAAGTAATCCGTGCTGTTGGAGTAGCAGAGAATCGTTTTCATGAAGATGCCTTAAGAATGATGAGAGCGGTCAGGTTTATGGGTCAATTAAAATTTAGTTTAGAAGAAAAGACTAAACAAGCCATTAAAGACAACCATGAATTGCTAAGTAAGATTGCAGTAGAAAGAGTTAGAGAAGAATTTGTAAAGATGGGAACTAGTCCTGGTAGCCAAGAAGCTTTTGAGCTTTTTTTAGAAACAGAATTATACCAGGAAGTGCCATTTTTTGCAGGTAAAAGGGATGCATTGGCAATTTTTCCCAAACTTAATTTTAGTCCAAGTACAGAAGAAAACCTCTGGACAACGATGATTGTATTGTTGAAATTAAACACAAAAGATGTTCCAAAGTTTATGCGAGCTTGGAAAAATTCTAACGCAATGATCCATCAAGTAACAAAAATAATTGAATTTTTTGATTTAATTAGTGATACTACTCCAAGTAATTATGAACTGTTTAAAAGCGATTTAAAGACGATTCTAGCTACAATTGATTTAGCCCATATTTTGGGACAGCCCATCAATGGGAGTGCCTTGTACGATCGTTATGAAGCTCTACCAGTTAAAAGTGCAAAAGAACTTGCAATTGATGGCAAGTTCTTATTAAAGAGTGGTATTCCGGCGGGACCGAAAATTGGTGAGTTACTAGATACGATTACTGAAGCAGTGGTTGAAGGAAAGATAGCAAATAACGAAGAAGAAATTAGTGCTTATTTGCAGACACTATAA
- a CDS encoding tetratricopeptide repeat protein, producing the protein MSYSEQLLDAIQNHDFSENNILLKKALDNDQPEILASLASNLTDLGFTNLAKDVYRALIARFPKEDLFKVYLGEILLNDGQEDDGLTLLFNISSDSDAYVESLLAQADYYQTNGLIEPAKQKLLQAKNLAPEEDAITFGLAELDYLTGDYVSALKYYDELAKNYKTFGEVVINERIATSLAKLGEYEEAARVVREHQNEFLSIDALYEAGLIMLAVEDNKEAIKFLTEVLQTQPDFVNAYPLLATAYSKEDNNEKVLETAQTGLTYNEFDEVLYNLGAKAAANLDELTEAERLLKKGLEIAPENSDLRLQLSNLYLLKKDDQKNLALFKELPEEELEPQIHWNRAVSYQRLEDYEQAKNEFLLAYPAFKENPDFLRQMANFFKEIGENQITKEVLSKYLQLIPEDDEMQNLYDEL; encoded by the coding sequence ATGAGCTATTCTGAACAATTACTGGATGCAATCCAAAATCATGATTTTTCTGAAAATAATATTCTCTTAAAAAAGGCTTTAGATAATGATCAACCAGAAATTTTAGCATCACTAGCAAGTAACTTAACTGATCTTGGTTTTACCAATTTGGCAAAAGATGTTTATCGGGCTTTAATTGCACGATTTCCAAAAGAAGATCTTTTTAAAGTATATTTGGGTGAAATTCTTTTAAATGATGGGCAAGAAGATGATGGCCTTACCCTATTATTTAATATTAGTTCAGATAGTGATGCTTACGTTGAGAGTTTATTAGCGCAGGCTGATTATTATCAAACTAATGGGTTAATAGAGCCAGCTAAGCAAAAGCTACTTCAAGCAAAGAATTTAGCTCCTGAGGAAGATGCGATAACTTTTGGTCTTGCAGAATTGGATTATTTAACTGGAGATTACGTTTCTGCATTGAAATACTATGATGAGCTTGCAAAAAATTATAAAACTTTTGGTGAGGTCGTTATCAATGAAAGAATAGCGACTTCCTTAGCAAAATTAGGAGAATATGAGGAGGCTGCTAGAGTAGTCAGGGAACACCAAAACGAGTTTTTAAGTATTGATGCTTTATATGAAGCAGGTCTCATTATGTTAGCAGTAGAAGATAACAAAGAAGCAATTAAGTTTTTGACTGAAGTATTGCAGACACAACCAGATTTTGTAAATGCTTATCCTCTGCTAGCAACTGCATATTCTAAAGAAGATAATAATGAAAAAGTTTTAGAAACGGCCCAGACAGGATTAACCTATAATGAATTTGATGAGGTCTTGTATAACTTGGGTGCTAAAGCAGCAGCTAACTTAGATGAATTAACAGAAGCTGAGAGATTATTAAAAAAGGGACTAGAAATAGCACCGGAAAATAGTGATTTACGTCTCCAGCTTTCAAATTTATATTTATTAAAAAAAGATGATCAAAAGAATTTAGCCCTGTTTAAGGAGTTGCCAGAAGAAGAATTAGAGCCCCAAATTCATTGGAATCGTGCAGTGTCTTACCAACGTTTAGAAGACTATGAACAAGCAAAGAATGAATTTTTATTGGCCTATCCTGCCTTTAAAGAAAATCCTGACTTTTTACGTCAGATGGCAAATTTCTTTAAGGAAATCGGAGAAAATCAGATTACTAAAGAGGTTCTTAGTAAATATCTTCAACTCATCCCTGAAGATGATGAAATGCAAAATTTATATGATGAATTATAG
- a CDS encoding HU family DNA-binding protein, giving the protein MANKAELVSEVAAKTDLTKKDVAATVDAIFNSIQENLAKGEKVQLIGFGTFEVRDRAARKGRNPQTGKEIEIPASKVPAFKPGKALKDAVK; this is encoded by the coding sequence ATGGCAAATAAAGCTGAATTAGTTTCTGAAGTAGCTGCTAAGACTGACTTAACTAAAAAGGATGTTGCTGCTACTGTAGACGCAATCTTTAACTCAATTCAAGAAAATCTTGCTAAAGGTGAAAAGGTTCAATTAATCGGTTTTGGTACTTTTGAAGTTCGTGATCGTGCTGCTCGTAAGGGCCGTAACCCACAAACTGGTAAAGAAATCGAAATTCCTGCATCTAAGGTTCCTGCATTTAAGCCAGGTAAAGCACTTAAAGATGCTGTTAAGTAA